In the bacterium genome, one interval contains:
- a CDS encoding BamA/TamA family outer membrane protein, with product MAAKFRGWALLAFIFLAAPAWAKEPCIGDDQTPGAICAGTFPEPSATPAAVPNVPLEVSPFLFPYYLMKGITYPVSRFGLLLDRNKYAGRTVQLAANQKQSHVFYPIMTVGSGSKFGAGLGVTLLDLWQANYDFFARAILFTDLDQRAEIAITNPEAFTAFDRAFSFGVFSTWYREFDEDFYGIGPETPQSAKTEFGLYRLRVGTQFGFEMVQNLVFSARFVFDLSDGDSGRASSPDKIQERFPPSELAGFGRKLDYVDMGFQLAHDTRQPYYYPSRGGRYSLTFHRFQLVGQGGFSFYQWDFDLEHYFTLGHPRLVLWLHNAWMFQDTTGGDQIPFYRLALLDVHSPMRGFDAGRFRDNSSVVFNVELRYPLWENVDGTVFFDSGRVFDGIHNFSFKDFRFGGGAGVRVTVRKFYQFQVDAAYAGEGVNFIFRAIQNL from the coding sequence CTGGGCCAAGGAGCCTTGCATCGGTGACGATCAGACGCCGGGAGCGATTTGCGCCGGGACCTTTCCCGAGCCGTCGGCGACCCCGGCGGCGGTTCCCAACGTCCCGCTCGAGGTCTCGCCTTTTCTTTTCCCTTACTACCTCATGAAGGGGATCACCTATCCGGTTTCGCGCTTCGGGCTTCTCCTCGATCGCAACAAATATGCCGGCCGCACCGTTCAGCTGGCCGCCAATCAGAAGCAGTCCCATGTTTTTTATCCGATCATGACGGTCGGCAGCGGAAGCAAATTCGGAGCCGGCCTTGGGGTCACCCTCCTCGATCTTTGGCAGGCCAATTACGACTTTTTCGCCCGGGCCATTCTCTTCACCGATCTCGACCAGCGGGCTGAAATCGCCATCACCAACCCCGAGGCTTTTACCGCCTTCGACCGCGCCTTTTCCTTCGGGGTCTTCTCGACCTGGTATCGTGAATTCGACGAGGATTTCTACGGCATCGGGCCGGAGACCCCTCAATCGGCCAAGACCGAATTCGGGCTCTATCGGTTGCGGGTCGGCACTCAATTCGGCTTTGAGATGGTGCAGAATCTCGTTTTCTCGGCCCGCTTCGTCTTCGATCTCTCCGACGGCGACTCGGGCCGGGCTTCCTCGCCCGACAAGATCCAGGAGAGGTTCCCGCCGAGCGAGCTGGCCGGCTTCGGGCGCAAGCTCGACTATGTCGACATGGGTTTCCAGCTGGCCCACGACACCCGGCAGCCCTATTACTATCCGAGCCGGGGCGGGCGCTATTCCTTGACCTTCCACCGCTTTCAGCTGGTCGGGCAGGGCGGTTTCAGCTTCTACCAATGGGATTTCGATCTGGAACATTATTTCACGCTGGGCCATCCTCGCTTGGTGCTCTGGCTCCACAATGCTTGGATGTTCCAGGACACCACCGGCGGCGATCAGATCCCGTTTTACCGACTGGCCTTGCTCGACGTTCATTCGCCGATGCGCGGCTTCGATGCCGGCCGCTTCCGCGACAACAGCAGTGTCGTCTTCAACGTCGAGCTGCGCTACCCGCTGTGGGAGAACGTCGATGGCACGGTGTTCTTCGACAGCGGCCGAGTCTTCGACGGAATCCACAATTTCTCCTTCAAGGATTTCCGTTTTGGCGGCGGCGCCGGCGTCCGGGTCACGGTTCGCAAGTTCTACCAATTCCAGGTCGACGCGGCCTATGCCGGCGAGGGCGTGAACTTCATTTTCCGGGCAATCCAGAACCTTTGA